A genomic window from Helicobacter suis HS1 includes:
- a CDS encoding TRL-like family protein: protein MCVGVLVSGCASPFPVGILFTGVTLPVSGNNESGSKRDEAICHSILGIAAFGDCSVEKAAQAGGIKTIKSVDRKVTNILGLYGHYVTIVKGD from the coding sequence GTGTGTGTGGGCGTTTTAGTTAGTGGTTGTGCATCACCTTTCCCTGTAGGAATTTTATTTACGGGTGTAACGCTTCCGGTTTCGGGAAATAATGAAAGTGGTTCTAAGAGGGATGAGGCAATTTGTCATAGCATTCTTGGCATTGCCGCCTTTGGCGATTGTTCGGTAGAAAAAGCTGCTCAAGCAGGAGGTATTAAAACCATTAAGTCTGTGGATCGTAAGGTAACAAATATACTAGGACTTTACGGCCACTATGTAACCATTGTCAAAGGCGACTGA